A segment of the Candida albicans SC5314 chromosome 2, complete sequence genome:
CCTCTTTCTCTCACACACTACTTGTTCCatgaaataaattatcaccataaatattcaattaaattcccaaaattatttttttaaatttacaattttataatataCTATACAATCAATCTTAAACATTACACAACCATAATGCCAACTCAATCAGGATACGGATACGTCGAAGGATATTCAGACATTCAAAAATTCACTGATATCCCAATTCCAACGCCAAAAGGAAATGaagtattattaaaagTGGAAGCTGCCGGATTATGTCTTTCTGATCCCCATGTATTAATTGCTGGTCCAATTGAAAGTAAACCTCCAATTCCATTAGCTACAAAATTTGTCATGGGTCATGAAATTGCCGGATCTGTTAGTGCTGTTGGTGAACAATTAGTTAACGAtccaaattataaaaaaggTGCTAGATTTGCTTTACAAATTGCTAAAGCTTGTGGAATGTGTGATTCATGTCGTAAAGGATATGATGGTGTTTGTGATCTGAGTCATCAAGCCTACGGGTTGAATGAAGATGGTGgttttcaacaatatttgtTAGTCAAAAATTTACGTACTTTATTACCAATCCCTGAAGGTGTCAGTTTTGAACAAGCCGCAGTCACTACCGATTCAGTATTGACTCCATTCCATGCTATACAAAAAGTCAGACATTTGTTAACACCAACATCAAAAGTATTAGTACAAGGATGTGGAGGATTGGGATTGAATGCCgttcaaatattgaaaaattacgGTTGTTATATTGTTGCATCTGATGTCAAAGGTGCCGTTGAGAAATTGGCATTGGAATATGGTGCTAATGAATTCCATACCGATATTGGAAAATCCAAGCATGAACCAATGTCATTTGATGTGATTTTTGACTTTGTCGGTATTCAACCAacattcaataattctgataaatttattaaaagacGAGGTAAAATAGTAATGGTAGGGTTAGGAagatcaaaattattaattccaaattataaattggGGATTCGTGAAGTtgaaatcattttcaattttggtgGTCATTCTGCCGAACAAGTTGAATGTATGGAATGGGTTGCAAAGGGTTTAATTAAACCTAATGTTCATGTTGctgatttcaattctttgcCACAATATCTTGAAGATTTGGCTAATGGTAAATTAACAGGAAGAGTTGTATTTAGACCTAATAAATTGTAATACCTCAATTTGTTTGCATATGTATAGGTTATTGATTCTTTAatgtaaaaataaaaatgtaCCCTTTTCCATAATTCGCATAATTCACAGAAATTTCTATGTGTAAAcgattttatttttttcgCCTTTGgtgattgaaaaaaaaactccaACTCCTTACATTTGCTTTCTTTCCATTCATATATTCTTTTAACCACTtaatacaacaacaatggcTAAAAAGAACGCAGGAGAAAATTCCAAGAAGGCAGCTGGAAATGCCCGTAAAGCTGAACAAGCAGCTAAAAAGAAGCAAGAAGCCATGGATAAAttagaacaagaagaagcagCAGAATGGTCTCAAGGTTCCAAAAAGGGGaataaaaagaaggaagaTGAACAGTTCAAAAAGGAAGAAGCAGCACGTAAAAAAGCTGAACGTGATGCCTTACTAGCTGCAGAAGAAGCAAGTATGCCTTCCAAACCAACAAAAGCTAAAAATAGAGGTGCCGAAAAAGTGGCTCAAAGAAGAACAGgtaaaattgatgatttcttGGATTATAATAAAGATATCCCTGAATTGAGTGCTAGTGGGCTTGATAGTGCATTGGAGGCTTTGTCATTGACTGGaactggtggtggtgtttcTAATAAAGATATCGATAGACATCCAGAAAGAAGAGTTAAAGCTGCTTATAATGCatatgaagaaaaaagattACCAGAAgttagaaaagaaaatcctGGTTTAAGattgaatcaaatcaagaatttaATATTCAAAGAATTCCAAAAATCACCAGAAAATCCAATGAACCAAGACACAAATGTCAGTTATAATGCCAGTGGTGAAgatatttcaaacaaaaagaaagaggCAAGAGCAGCAAGAGAACAAAAGTTTTCCTAGAATGTCTATTATATTGGGTAATTCCATAGAATGTACTGTTTATAGGTtaaattaatgaatgaatggTAAATGCAATTAGAGAATATGCTAGAGCAACACCAgtaagaaagaaagaaagaaagaaaaaaagtgatgaaaaaataattgaaaatcataCACgacaatttttcttgatagTATTTATATAGCTTACCCGGCtttgtattttttggtttggtaGCAGCTTCAAACAATACCAAGGCAGTCAAACCTCGAATAAATGGCTACCgtcaaaaattgtttttaaagtttctactgaaaaaaaaacaaaaaaaagtttgaaaGGAAAAACTCATTGTTTGATATTAAATAAACGACCAGTGTCAACGTAAAGGAAATTTGATGTAGATAATAGTTGAGGTGTTCAATCAGTATGTTTTAAGGGGATTTGGAAATTACATATACCGGTCAATGATAGGTGTTGAGTAATTGGTCAATTAATGGGGTTAGTTATTATCTTGAAAATAATCTGCAGATGGATTTTGTTACAAAGGTCGGGTGAACTGAACAAGACTAAAATGATCCATTGTTGCACCCCCTTTTGACGtttcttcaataaaaaCTAGTCTATCTTTTAACGGGAGAAACACAGATTTGTTTAACTaccaaaaaacaaaaacaaaactcaacaaatgaaatcaagaaaagataaatcaattcaagGAAATTGGATTTGCTGTcgttgttgctgttgttgttatattTGGGTTTAGGTATTAACTtattctgttgttgtttgtacCATCCGCGtgtggtttttttttaaaaaaaataaatttacgTGAAGTAGAAGTGGAAGTagaagtagaagaagaagaagaagaaggtgTTCCAATGAGAGGgtacaaacaaacaaacaaactaaccaacagaaaatgaaatacGCAGCAGcagtaaaaaaaaaataaaaaaaatttccaattccaaacttgaatataaatatcGATTAATTtttcccaaaaaaaaaaggcaacgacaattcatcaacaccagacaaaaaatttaaaaatcaTCCAATTATACACTACCTCCCTCCCCTTTCCcctattattactattacgCTATACATCATCTGTTGATtgaacattttttttttctcaaagagagagagagagtTGCACATTATCCTACTCCTTGACATTTATATACACGACTTAACCTTATTTTGggtttccatttttttttacagCCACAAACATCCAAACATCAATActtaaaaatatttctgAAAAATGTCAAGATTAGATCGATTAGTAGTATTATTGGAGACAGGATCAACACCATTCATTAGAAACACTGCAGCAGATCAATTATCTGATCTAGCTAAAGCCCATCCAGAAGAcacaatcaatttattaggAAGAGTTTATCCATACTTGAAATCGAAAAAATGGGAAACGAGAATTTCTGCAGCCAGAGCATTTGGCGGTATTGTTAATAATGCTCCTTTATGGGACCCCAATTCAgagaaacaaataaaattggaaaaagatGCAGAACAAGTATTtgtcaaagaagaaatagaGACAGATCCAATAGTTAAAAAAGAGTTCcctgaagatgaaattataataaagaaGGAACAAGACGAAGAACTACAGAAACTCACtaaaaatttatccaatttaatcaattttgacTCCTTCAGTCTACACGAATTGATCAAATGTGGCACCAAACTTTTAGCATCGAAACTGGATGACACCGATCGCGAAGATTATATCAATGATGTGACATTACTCGGTAGAATTAAAAGACATAGATCAAGTATAATACCGAAAGAAGAGACAAAATCAGACTTATCCAAAGAAAGCTCACCTAATGCACACACAAAAGAGGAACCAATAATAAAGCAAGAACCCGGcacacaacaacaacatgaCAATCTAGCATCAGCAAGTACTTCACCGGCTCCACCAACTGGTTCAAATAAACCAGTATCAAGTGCTAGATTAAAAGCTATGCAAAGGAGGAAAGCTAAAGCAAATGCCAAAAACGGCGCCAATAAAATCCGTTCAGTTGATATATCTCAAAGTTCTTTATCGAGACAAATGATAGAAAATGGGGAAGGAATGGATATAGATTCTAAGGATTCAACTCCACAATTTGATGTTACATCTCAGCAAGGTGGGAATAAATTAGTGGTTGAGACGAAAAGTTCAGAATTGTCGCCCCTATTATCCCAACAAAATAAGGTGGCAGGACTAATTTGGCAATTTCAAGGTGTTTATGAATTGCTATTAGCTGATTTGTTTGATGATCAATGGGAAATAAGGCATGGTGCGGCTTTGGGTTTGAGAGAGTTGGTGAAAAAGCACGGGAAAGGTGCTGGAAGAGTAATGAACAAAACTCTACAAGAAAATGACACCAACAATGCCGCTACTTTAGAAGATTTAGCTGTTAGAATATGTGTGATATTTGTCCTTGATAGATTTGGCGATTATGTGTCAGATACTGTGGTTGCTCCGGTTCGTGAGTCTGCAGCTCAGACGTTAGCCGCATTGTTGATACATTTGAACGAAGAAACTGTTATCAGAATTTTCCATTGCTTGAATTCAATGGTTTTACAAAAAGATATGGTTGCAAAATGCTGGGAAGCCAAACATGGTGGTATACTAGGAGTGCGTTATCTTGTTAGTGTTAGAACTGATATATTGCTAGCTAACCCTGAAATGTTTGACGACGTGGTTACCATGGTACTAAGTGGTTTGAAAGaaagtgatgatgatgtcCAATCAGTAGCAGCATTGACACTTACTCCAATTGCTTCACAGTTTGTAActacaagaaaaaatgtCATTGGTACATTGTTGACTGTAATATGGGATTGTCTTGTCAACTTACGAGACGATTTGTCTGCATCAATTGGGTCTGTGATGGATTTATTGGCAAAACTATGCAGTCACAAGGAAGTCATTGAAATAATGCAACAGGATGCTAAcgaaaacaaagaaaactCTTTTGAAAATCTTGTCCCCAGATTGTTTCCATTCTTGAGACACTCTATTACAAATGTGCGGAAAGCCGTATTGAGAACAATATTGGAGTTTTTGTCAATTGAAGACAGCTCCACTAAAGCATGGATCAACGCCAAGACTTTGAGATTAGTATATCAAAATCTATTGGTGGAACAAAATATCGatgttttgaatttatcaGCACAAGTGTATGAGAAATTGTTGCTTGAAATgaacaataacaaatttaatattgatgTGATCTTCACAAAGCAGTCAA
Coding sequences within it:
- a CDS encoding uncharacterized protein (Has domain(s) with predicted oxidoreductase activity, zinc ion binding activity and role in oxidation-reduction process), producing the protein MPTQSGYGYVEGYSDIQKFTDIPIPTPKGNEVLLKVEAAGLCLSDPHVLIAGPIESKPPIPLATKFVMGHEIAGSVSAVGEQLVNDPNYKKGARFALQIAKACGMCDSCRKGYDGVCDSSHQAYGLNEDGGFQQYLLVKNLRTLLPIPEGVSFEQAAVTTDSVLTPFHAIQKVRHLLTPTSKVLVQGCGGLGLNAVQILKNYGCYIVASDVKGAVEKLALEYGANEFHTDIGKSKHEPMSFDVIFDFVGIQPTFNNSDKFIKRRGKIVMVGLGRSKLLIPNYKLGIREVEIIFNFGGHSAEQVECMEWVAKGLIKPNVHVADFNSLPQYLEDLANGKLTGRVVFRPNKL
- a CDS encoding uncharacterized protein (Similar to HMG-box variant of S. pombe; Spider biofilm repressed); protein product: MAKKNAGENSKKAAGNARKAEQAAKKKQEAMDKLEQEEAAEWSQGSKKGNKKKEDEQFKKEEAARKKAERDALLAAEEASMPSKPTKAKNRGAEKVAQRRTGKIDDFLDYNKDIPELSASGLDSALEALSLTGTGGGVSNKDIDRHPERRVKAAYNAYEEKRLPEVRKENPGLRLNQIKNLIFKEFQKSPENPMNQDTNVSYNASGEDISNKKKEARAAREQKFS